TGTTGTCCAGGCCGAAATCAATGGCCGGGTTCAGCCCGGCCTTTTCCTGCTGGTAATTTTCAACGATCAGGTCGAAGATGTCCAGCTTGTCCGCATCCCGGATTATTTTTAAAAAAAACAGTTCCCGCTCGTTCGCCTCTTCCGGCAGGTGTAGCTTGTTGTGGTTGCCCACCGCAACCCGGATCAGGGTCTGTTCCGGGTCCGCCAGCCGGGCCAGGGCCCCCTCCTCTTCAATAACCCGCAGGGCCAGGGCGGCGTGGTCCACGGAAGCCCGGTCGTCAAAGGTGTTGTAGCGTTGAAGCTGGCGGAACCGGCCGACGTCATGGAGCAGGGCCACCGCCTCGGCCACCCTTTTGTCAGCGGGCGCCAGTTTCAGTGAACCGGCCAGCTTGACGGTATGGTAATGGACCCGGCCGGTATGCCTTATCTTCAGGGCGATGTTTTTATTGAAATCAGCATCGTCATTGCCAAAGCGCCGGGCATATTCCGAGAACCATT
The window above is part of the Desulfobacterales bacterium genome. Proteins encoded here:
- a CDS encoding HD domain-containing protein, which produces MDQKTLDSLKKWFSEYARRFGNDDADFNKNIALKIRHTGRVHYHTVKLAGSLKLAPADKRVAEAVALLHDVGRFRQLQRYNTFDDRASVDHAALALRVIEEEGALARLADPEQTLIRVAVGNHNKLHLPEEANERELFFLKIIRDADKLDIFDLIVENYQQEKAGLNPAIDFGLDNTPGYEQQYIDDILHNRICDNRFLKNSNDVKLMRLSWIFDLNFAYSFAYVRRSGYLDNILKHLPATGDIHRISSHLAGYLDAMALTAPIKGTDGP